One window from the genome of Breoghania sp. L-A4 encodes:
- the plsY gene encoding glycerol-3-phosphate 1-O-acyltransferase PlsY yields MPDPINWANDWPYYLAALTGGYLLGSIPFGLLITHFAGLGDIRSIGSGNIGTTNVLRTGRKGLAALTLACDMLKGTAAVLIAYEFGGIDLAVTAGLGAFLGHLFPVWLTFKGGKGVATFLGILLGLAWPAALVFALVWVAVAAATRYSSLSALVASLASTLFLAWQGYWQVTELMAALTLILWLKHNANILRLINGTESRIGQK; encoded by the coding sequence TTGCCCGATCCGATCAACTGGGCCAACGACTGGCCGTATTATCTGGCGGCTCTCACCGGCGGCTATCTGCTGGGCTCGATTCCCTTCGGCCTGCTGATCACGCATTTCGCGGGCCTGGGCGACATCCGCAGCATCGGTTCGGGCAACATCGGCACCACCAACGTGCTGCGCACAGGCCGCAAGGGCCTCGCCGCCCTGACGCTCGCCTGCGACATGCTCAAGGGCACGGCCGCGGTGCTCATCGCCTATGAGTTCGGCGGCATCGATCTGGCCGTCACCGCAGGCCTCGGCGCCTTCCTGGGGCACCTTTTCCCGGTGTGGCTGACATTCAAGGGCGGCAAGGGCGTCGCGACATTCCTCGGCATTCTCCTGGGCCTCGCATGGCCGGCGGCGCTGGTTTTCGCCCTGGTGTGGGTCGCCGTGGCCGCCGCGACGCGGTATTCGTCGCTGTCGGCGCTTGTTGCCAGCCTCGCAAGCACACTGTTTCTCGCCTGGCAGGGCTACTGGCAAGTGACCGAACTGATGGCCGCGCTCACCCTCATCCTGTGGCTGAAGCACAACGCCAACATCCTGCGCCTGATCAACGGAACGGAGTCCCGCATCGGACAGAAGTGA
- the rnr gene encoding ribonuclease R translates to MTRRKPIKGEEFLPTREEILAFIAENPGKAGKREIGKAFGVKSGSAKIALKHMLRDMSQEGLLTKSRKKLTKTGDLPSVFVATIFGRDKDGELLGRPVRWEDHKGEPPVVLVVPERHRKDAQPGVGDRALVRLASGESGPEATQLVRVIKLLDHKQSDILGVVRLSGEGRPARLVPIDRKQKELAIDPDGMKDAKDGDLVSVDVGRAGRYGVPMARVRECIGSMNSEKAISMIAIHAHGIPHVFPRSVIEESEAVEEATTKGREDWRELPLITIDPADAKDHDDAVYAQADTSPDNEGGHVVTVAIADVAAYVTPGSALDAEAHLRGNSVYFPDRVIPMLPERISNNLCSLREGENRPAMAVRMIFDQDGKKLSHSFHRVLMRSAAKLSYEQAQAAIDGQTDDKTGPLLEPILTPLWDAYAALKRGRAAREPLELDLPERKILLKPDGTVDRVHVPARLDAHKLIEECMIQANVSAAETLEEKKTPLLYRVHDASSPEKLEALRDFLSTLDIKLPKAGNLRPAHFNGILNRVVDTPHAGIVNEVVLRSQSQAEYSPANIGHFGLNLRRYGHFTSPIRRYADLIVHRGLIRALGFGKDGLPESVEPKLEAIGSEISATERRAMAAERDTKDRLIAHWLVDHVGAQFAGRIAGVVKTGMFVRLDDSGADGFVPASTIGQDYYHYDEKTHALVGRSTGETYQLGDKVQVRLVEAAPLAGALRFEILSDGTKRKPGGPKGRGKPPMRQGKRSSSAQRKGQRKGTR, encoded by the coding sequence TTGACACGGCGCAAGCCCATCAAAGGCGAGGAATTCCTGCCCACACGCGAGGAAATCCTCGCCTTTATCGCTGAGAACCCCGGCAAGGCCGGCAAACGCGAAATCGGCAAGGCCTTCGGCGTCAAATCCGGCAGCGCGAAGATCGCGCTCAAGCACATGCTGCGGGATATGAGCCAGGAAGGCCTTCTGACGAAGAGCCGCAAGAAGCTCACGAAAACAGGCGATCTTCCCTCGGTCTTCGTCGCCACCATCTTCGGACGCGACAAGGACGGGGAGTTGCTCGGCCGTCCCGTGCGCTGGGAAGACCACAAGGGTGAGCCTCCGGTGGTCCTGGTCGTGCCGGAACGCCACCGCAAGGATGCGCAGCCCGGCGTCGGCGACCGCGCCCTGGTGCGGCTCGCCTCCGGCGAATCCGGCCCGGAAGCGACTCAGCTCGTCCGCGTGATCAAACTCCTCGACCACAAGCAGAGCGACATTCTCGGCGTCGTCCGGCTGAGCGGCGAAGGCCGCCCGGCCCGGCTGGTGCCCATCGACCGCAAGCAGAAAGAGCTGGCGATCGATCCCGACGGCATGAAGGACGCCAAGGACGGCGATCTCGTCTCGGTCGACGTGGGTCGCGCGGGCCGCTACGGCGTGCCGATGGCGCGGGTACGCGAATGCATCGGCTCGATGAATTCGGAGAAGGCGATCTCGATGATCGCCATCCACGCCCACGGCATCCCGCATGTGTTTCCCAGATCCGTCATCGAGGAGTCCGAGGCGGTCGAGGAAGCCACCACCAAGGGCCGTGAGGACTGGCGCGAACTGCCGCTGATCACCATCGATCCCGCCGACGCCAAGGATCATGACGACGCGGTCTACGCGCAAGCCGACACAAGTCCCGACAACGAGGGCGGGCATGTGGTCACCGTGGCGATCGCCGATGTGGCCGCCTATGTGACACCGGGCTCGGCGCTCGACGCGGAGGCGCACCTGCGCGGCAATTCGGTCTATTTCCCCGACCGGGTCATCCCCATGCTGCCCGAGCGGATCTCCAACAACCTGTGCTCCCTGCGCGAGGGCGAAAACCGCCCCGCCATGGCCGTGCGGATGATTTTCGACCAGGACGGCAAGAAGCTGTCGCACAGCTTTCACCGGGTTCTGATGCGTTCGGCCGCGAAACTCTCCTACGAGCAGGCGCAGGCAGCCATCGACGGCCAGACGGACGACAAGACGGGTCCGCTGCTGGAGCCGATTCTCACGCCGCTATGGGATGCCTACGCCGCGCTGAAACGCGGCCGCGCCGCCCGCGAGCCGCTGGAACTCGACCTGCCCGAGCGCAAGATCCTCTTGAAGCCGGACGGCACCGTCGATCGCGTGCATGTGCCCGCGCGTCTCGACGCGCACAAGCTGATCGAGGAATGCATGATCCAGGCGAACGTTTCGGCGGCAGAAACGCTCGAGGAAAAGAAGACGCCCCTGCTCTATCGCGTGCATGACGCCTCCAGCCCCGAAAAGCTCGAAGCCCTGCGCGACTTCCTCTCGACCCTCGACATCAAGCTGCCCAAGGCGGGCAACCTGCGTCCGGCTCATTTCAACGGCATTCTCAACCGCGTCGTGGACACGCCGCACGCCGGCATCGTCAATGAGGTTGTCCTGCGCTCGCAATCGCAGGCGGAGTATTCACCGGCCAACATCGGCCACTTCGGTCTCAACCTGCGGCGCTATGGCCACTTCACCTCGCCGATCCGCCGCTACGCGGATCTGATCGTCCACCGCGGATTGATCCGGGCTCTGGGCTTCGGCAAGGACGGGTTGCCCGAAAGCGTCGAGCCGAAGCTGGAAGCCATTGGCTCGGAAATCTCCGCGACCGAACGCCGCGCCATGGCGGCGGAACGCGACACCAAGGACCGGCTGATCGCCCATTGGCTGGTTGACCATGTCGGCGCGCAATTCGCGGGCCGCATCGCCGGCGTGGTGAAGACCGGCATGTTCGTGCGGCTCGACGACTCGGGCGCCGACGGCTTCGTGCCTGCCTCGACGATCGGGCAGGACTACTACCACTATGACGAAAAGACGCATGCTCTGGTGGGCCGCAGCACTGGCGAGACCTATCAACTTGGTGACAAGGTGCAGGTCCGCCTCGTAGAGGCAGCGCCGCTGGCGGGCGCATTGCGGTTCGAGATCCTGAGCGACGGCACCAAGCGCAAGCCGGGAGGCCCCAAGGGGCGCGGCAAGCCGCCGATGCGACAGGGGAAACGATCCTCAAGCGCACAGCGGAAGGGCCAACGAAAGGGTACCCGTTGA
- a CDS encoding DUF983 domain-containing protein, with protein sequence MTVQLSGGIAPGETMHTLPKRNLKQAMFRGMMCRCPACGKGSAFGKYLKVAHACEACGEELHHHRADDAPPYFTVLILGHILIPLVLAVEVAFVPALWLHMAIWIPLSIALTLAVLPPVKGTLVGLQWALYMHGFDPNVDDEYAMMAGVKTAELYGQ encoded by the coding sequence ATGACGGTTCAATTAAGCGGCGGCATCGCACCTGGTGAAACGATGCACACGCTGCCCAAACGCAACCTGAAGCAAGCCATGTTTCGCGGCATGATGTGCCGTTGCCCGGCCTGCGGCAAGGGCTCCGCCTTTGGCAAGTATCTCAAGGTCGCCCATGCGTGCGAGGCCTGCGGCGAGGAACTTCATCATCACCGCGCGGACGACGCGCCGCCCTACTTCACCGTCCTGATCCTCGGCCACATCCTGATCCCGCTGGTTCTCGCCGTGGAGGTCGCCTTCGTGCCCGCGCTCTGGCTGCACATGGCAATCTGGATCCCGCTGTCGATTGCACTCACCCTTGCCGTCCTGCCGCCGGTCAAAGGCACGCTCGTCGGCTTGCAATGGGCGCTCTACATGCACGGCTTCGATCCAAACGTGGATGACGAATACGCGATGATGGCCGGAGTGAAGACCGCGGAGCTCTACGGCCAATGA
- a CDS encoding dihydroorotase: MTDDDKPPHAPLVLANARVIDPASGLDAPGAVIVVGGVIQAAGPDALASGAPTGAEVIDCRGKIVCPGLIDMRVFVGEPGFEHRETLRSASKAAAAGGVTTIVTMPDTEPVIDAPALVDYILRRARDTAIVRVHPMAALTHGLEGREMTEIGLLREAGAVAFTDGRRSIANAQVMRRLLTYARDFDALVIHFPQDEALAAGGVMNQGTTASRLGLAAIPREAEIITLERDLRLAAMTGGRYHAAQISCSTSAEVLRAAKAQGLDVTAGISINHLTLNENDIGPYRTFFKMSPPLRAEDDRLAMVEALRDGTIDVIVSAHDPQDVETKRHPFAEAADGAVGLETLLAAALRLVHSGDVPLLTVLRAMTSRPAELLGLNTGRLTPGTPADLIVFDPDAPWVLSEADLVSRSKNTAFEGARFSGRVLRTLVAGRTVYA; the protein is encoded by the coding sequence ATGACAGACGACGACAAGCCGCCGCACGCGCCCCTGGTTCTCGCCAACGCACGCGTGATCGATCCCGCAAGCGGCCTCGATGCGCCGGGCGCGGTGATCGTTGTGGGTGGCGTCATTCAGGCGGCCGGTCCGGACGCGCTTGCATCCGGCGCCCCGACGGGCGCCGAGGTGATCGACTGCCGCGGCAAGATTGTGTGCCCCGGGCTGATCGACATGCGCGTCTTTGTCGGCGAGCCCGGCTTTGAGCATCGCGAGACCTTACGCTCCGCGTCCAAGGCCGCCGCCGCGGGCGGCGTCACGACGATCGTCACCATGCCCGACACGGAGCCGGTGATCGATGCGCCTGCGCTTGTCGACTACATCCTGCGCCGCGCGCGCGACACGGCCATCGTGCGCGTGCACCCCATGGCCGCGCTGACCCATGGCCTCGAGGGCCGCGAGATGACGGAAATCGGCCTGCTGCGCGAAGCGGGCGCCGTCGCCTTCACCGACGGCAGGCGCTCCATCGCCAATGCCCAGGTGATGCGCCGGCTTTTGACCTACGCACGCGATTTCGATGCGCTGGTGATCCACTTCCCGCAGGACGAGGCGCTGGCCGCGGGAGGCGTCATGAACCAGGGAACCACCGCCAGCCGGCTCGGTCTCGCCGCCATTCCGCGCGAGGCGGAAATCATCACGCTCGAGCGCGATCTGCGCCTGGCCGCCATGACCGGCGGCCGCTATCACGCGGCGCAAATCTCATGCAGCACATCCGCCGAGGTGCTGCGCGCGGCCAAGGCGCAAGGCCTCGACGTCACGGCCGGCATCTCGATCAATCACCTGACGCTCAACGAGAACGACATCGGCCCCTACCGGACCTTCTTCAAGATGTCGCCGCCGCTGCGCGCCGAGGACGACCGCCTCGCCATGGTCGAGGCGCTGCGCGACGGCACCATTGACGTTATTGTCTCCGCGCACGACCCGCAGGACGTGGAAACCAAGCGCCACCCTTTCGCCGAGGCCGCGGACGGCGCGGTGGGACTGGAAACGCTGCTGGCGGCCGCCCTGAGGCTGGTGCACAGCGGCGATGTGCCCCTGCTCACCGTGCTCAGGGCCATGACCTCACGGCCGGCGGAACTGCTCGGGCTGAACACCGGGCGGCTGACGCCGGGAACCCCGGCCGACCTGATCGTCTTCGATCCGGACGCGCCCTGGGTCTTGAGCGAGGCGGATCTCGTCTCGCGGTCCAAGAACACCGCCTTCGAGGGCGCGCGCTTCTCCGGCCGGGTGCTGCGCACGCTGGTTGCCGGACGCACGGTCTACGCCTAA